A window of the Candidatus Eisenbacteria bacterium genome harbors these coding sequences:
- a CDS encoding GNAT family N-acetyltransferase translates to MLIGGKVRLRKVEREDLCFLFDLLNDTGLQNYDVSMHAAISRYALDRDFEKLFHRQGWERFLITSHDGQDKYGIISVKEIKGVPNCYTLSIALTTRNTGCGYGSEAIQLLLGFMFRNRAAVRIGLEVRSYNTRAIHCFAGCGFIREGTLRQASFHDGAYCDVLVMSILRTEFMEKQQGKSQGQDSSSQHKC, encoded by the coding sequence ATGCTCATTGGCGGAAAGGTGCGTCTACGAAAGGTTGAGAGGGAGGATCTGTGCTTTCTATTCGACCTACTGAATGATACCGGGCTGCAAAACTATGATGTCTCAATGCATGCCGCCATTTCTCGATATGCCCTTGATAGGGATTTCGAAAAGCTCTTCCACCGGCAAGGTTGGGAACGTTTCCTCATCACCTCTCATGACGGACAGGACAAATACGGTATTATTTCGGTCAAGGAAATCAAAGGCGTTCCGAACTGCTACACGCTTTCCATCGCCTTGACGACACGAAACACGGGTTGCGGCTATGGGTCGGAGGCCATTCAGTTATTACTGGGCTTCATGTTTCGTAATCGCGCCGCCGTTCGCATTGGTCTGGAGGTTCGCTCCTACAATACGAGGGCGATTCATTGTTTCGCAGGATGCGGATTTATTAGAGAGGGTACGCTCCGCCAAGCCAGCTTCCATGACGGTGCATATTGTGATGTTCTTGTCATGTCCATTCTCCGCACTGAATTCATGGAGAAACAGCAAGGGAAGTCGCAAGGCCAGGACTCTTCATCGCAACATAAATGCTAA